The Gammaproteobacteria bacterium genome includes a window with the following:
- a CDS encoding metal ABC transporter permease: MDFLASLADYAFLRNALFGGLLASAACGLMGPYVVVRRIGYVAGGIAHSVLGGMGLAYFLGGSPIWGALAAALAAAMIIGWVSLRASEQEDTLIGAVWAVGMAVGIMFITQTPGYNADLMSYLFGSILLIPDRDLWLLASLVGLMGLVVALFYKQFLAIAFDPEFARIRGVRVELMYLLLLCLIALTVVVLVQVVGLVLVIALLTLPAALAARFVRSLFAMMVIATILGVIFTTSGLAVSFQRDLPAGATIILIAGSAYFIVSLAGPLTRRIGSR, from the coding sequence GTGGATTTCCTTGCGTCGCTCGCCGATTATGCCTTTCTTCGCAACGCCCTTTTCGGCGGCCTGCTTGCCAGTGCGGCATGCGGCCTGATGGGTCCCTATGTGGTGGTCCGGCGTATCGGTTACGTTGCCGGCGGTATCGCCCATTCCGTCCTGGGCGGCATGGGACTCGCCTATTTTCTCGGCGGTAGCCCCATCTGGGGGGCACTGGCCGCGGCTCTGGCAGCGGCGATGATCATCGGCTGGGTCAGCCTGCGGGCAAGCGAGCAGGAGGATACGCTGATCGGCGCGGTTTGGGCGGTGGGGATGGCCGTGGGCATCATGTTCATCACGCAGACCCCCGGGTACAACGCGGACCTGATGAGCTATCTCTTCGGGAGCATCCTGCTGATTCCCGACCGCGACCTCTGGCTGCTCGCCTCGCTGGTCGGTCTGATGGGCCTGGTGGTCGCGCTGTTCTACAAGCAGTTTCTCGCCATCGCCTTCGACCCCGAGTTCGCACGCATCCGCGGCGTGCGCGTCGAACTCATGTATCTCCTGCTGCTGTGCCTGATCGCCCTGACGGTCGTCGTGCTGGTACAGGTCGTCGGCCTGGTCCTGGTGATCGCACTGCTGACCCTGCCGGCCGCGCTGGCGGCCCGTTTCGTTCGCTCATTGTTCGCCATGATGGTGATCGCGACGATATTGGGCGTGATCTTCACGACCAGTGGTCTGGCGGTGTCGTTCCAGCGGGACCTGCCGGCGGGGGCCACCATCATACTCATCGCCGGCAGTGCGTACTTCATCGTCAGCCTGGCCGGCCCGCTGACCCGGCGGATCGGGTCGAGGTAA
- a CDS encoding ABC transporter ATP-binding protein, whose product MNPAIHIANLTFRYATPPVLDHVDLEVREGEFLGLVGPNGGGKSTLLKIVLGLLKPESGTVEVLGKPPSIGRESIGYVPQFATFRRDFPISVEDTVLLGRLGKGGAMGPFGRRDREIARQAMRETRISDLHGRPIETLSGGQLQRTLVARALACEPEILLLDEPTANIDQRGEMDIFDLFESLNQRLTIVLVSHDIAFISKYVHRVACLNQTLVCHQTENINGEIISELYGEPMRIIHHNHG is encoded by the coding sequence GTGAATCCAGCCATCCACATCGCGAACCTGACCTTTCGATACGCCACTCCCCCGGTTCTCGACCACGTCGATCTGGAGGTTCGCGAAGGCGAGTTTCTCGGTCTGGTCGGACCCAACGGCGGCGGCAAGAGCACGCTGCTGAAGATCGTCCTCGGACTGCTGAAACCGGAGAGCGGCACCGTGGAGGTCCTGGGAAAGCCGCCCTCGATCGGTCGCGAGTCCATCGGCTACGTTCCACAGTTCGCTACCTTCCGCCGCGACTTCCCGATCTCGGTGGAAGATACCGTCCTGCTGGGGCGCCTCGGCAAGGGCGGCGCGATGGGACCGTTCGGACGCCGCGACCGTGAGATCGCGAGACAGGCCATGCGCGAGACCCGCATCTCGGATCTGCACGGCCGCCCGATCGAGACGCTCTCGGGGGGACAACTGCAACGTACCCTGGTGGCCCGCGCCCTGGCCTGCGAGCCCGAGATTCTGCTCCTGGACGAACCTACCGCCAACATCGACCAGCGCGGGGAAATGGACATCTTCGATCTGTTCGAGTCACTCAACCAGCGCCTGACCATCGTACTGGTCTCGCACGACATCGCCTTCATCTCGAAGTACGTCCATCGCGTGGCCTGCCTCAACCAGACCCTGGTCTGCCACCAGACCGAGAACATCAATGGCGAGATCATCAGCGAACTGTACGGCGAGCCGATGCGCATCATCCACCACAACCACGGTTGA